A window from Piliocolobus tephrosceles isolate RC106 chromosome 11, ASM277652v3, whole genome shotgun sequence encodes these proteins:
- the LOC111548312 gene encoding ribose-phosphate pyrophosphokinase 1, which yields MPNIKIFSGSSHQDLSQKIADRLGLELGKVVTKQFSNQETCVEIGESVRGEDVYIVQSGCGEINDNLMELLIMINACKIASASRVTAVNPCFPYARQDKKDKSRAPISAKLVANMLSVAGADHIITMDLHASQIQGFFDIPVDNLYAEPAVLKWIRENISEWRNCTIVSPDAGGAKRVTSIADRLNVDFALIHKERKKANEVDRMVLVGDVKDRVAILVDDMADTCGTICHAADKLLSAGATRVYAILTHGIFSGPAISRINNACFEAVVVTNTIPQEDKMKHCSKIQVIDISMILAEAIRRTHNGESVSYLFSHVPL from the coding sequence ATGCCGAATATCAAAATCTTCAGCGGCAGCTCCCACCAGGACTTATCTCAGAAAATTGCTGACCGCCTGGGCCTGGAGCTAGGAAAGGTGGTGACTAAGCAATTCAGCAACCAGGAGACCTGTGTGGAAATCGGTGAAAGTGTACGTGGAGAGGATGTCTACATCGTTCAGAGTGGTTGTGGCGAAATCAATGACAATTTAATGGAGCTTTTGATCATGATTAATGCCTGCAAGATTGCTTCAGCCAGCCGGGTTACTGCAGTCAACCCATGCTTCCCTTATGCCCGGCAGGATAAGAAAGATAAGAGCCGGGCACCAATCTCAGCCAAGCTTGTTGCAAATATGCTATCTGTAGCAGGTGCAGATCATATTATCACTATGGACCTACATGCTTCTCAAATTCAGGGCTTTTTTGATATCCCAGTAGACAATTTGTATGCAGAGCCGGCTGTCCTAAAGTGGATAAGGGAGAATATCTCTGAGTGGAGGAACTGCACTATTGTCTCACCTGATGCTGGTGGAGCTAAGAGAGTGACCTCCATTGCAGACAGGCTGAATGTGGACTTTGCCTTGATTCACAAAGAGCGGAAGAAGGCCAATGAAGTGGACCGCATGGTGCTTGTGGGAGATGTGAAGGATCGGGTGGCCATCCTTGTGGATGACATGGCTGACACTTGTGGCACAATCTGCCATGCGGCTGACAAACTTCTCTCAGCTGGAGCCACCAGAGTTTATGCCATCTTGACTCATGGAATCTTCTCCGGTCCGGCTATTTCTCGCATCAACAATGCATGCTTTGAGGCAGTAGTAGTCACCAATACCATACCTCAGGAGGACAAGATGAAGCATTGCTCCAAAATACAGGTGATTGACATCTCTATGATCCTTGCAGAAGCCATCAGGAGAACTCACAATGGAGAATCTGTTTCTTACCTATTCAGCCATGTCCCTTTATAA